Proteins found in one Molothrus aeneus isolate 106 chromosome 20, BPBGC_Maene_1.0, whole genome shotgun sequence genomic segment:
- the UNC45B gene encoding protein unc-45 homolog B, whose protein sequence is MEDPIQLKEEGNKYFQASDYEKALQSYTQAIKLNKDKALQAVLYRNRAACFLKKEEYAKAASDASRAIDINASDIKALYRRSQALEKLGKLDQAFKDAQKCATLEPRNKNFQETLRRLGANIQEKLRIQFSTDSRVQKMFEILLDENSDKEKREKAANNLIVLGREEAGAERIFQNNGVNLLLQLIETKNPELILAAVRTLSGMCTGHKARATAILHYLGIDSICMWMSVDNEEISLAVCNLLQTITDCLLGQGKEEHHGKEEALVLDTKKDLRMITMRLLDMLVSKKVSGQGRDRALNLLNKNIPRKDLKDHDNSRSIFVIDNGLKKILKVVGQIPEMPDCLPLTENTQLTASVLLNKLYDDLRCDPERDNYRLICEEYIKSKIDPQDMDKTLHAVQIVSGVLQGPFDLGNKLLGMKGVMEMMVALCGSEREIDQLVAVEALIHASTKLSRATFIITNGVTLLKEIYKKTKNEKIKIRALVGLCKLGSAGGTDYGLRQFAEGSTEKLAKQCRKWLCNTSIDARTRKWAVEGLSYLTLDADVKDDFVEDEPALKAMFELAKASDKTILYSVASALVNCTNSYDTKELVPELVQLAKFSKQHVPEEHPKDKKDFVVKRVKRLLKAGVVSALACMVKADSAILTDQSKELIARVFLALCEDPKDRGTIVAQGGGKALIPLAVEGTDVGKIKASHALAKIAAISNPDIAFPGERVYEVVRPLVSLLNTERDGLQNYEALLGLTNFSGRSDKLRLKIIKEKALPDIENYMFENHDQLRQAATECMCNLVVNKEVQERFVADGNDRLKLVVLLCGEDDEKVQVAAAGALAMLTAAQKKLCSKMTQVTTQWLEILQRLCLHDNMEVQHRGLVIAFNLISSDKELAKKLVESELLEILTYVGKQEDHPKKQHIINVARDCLTKCMDYELIKPLSRA, encoded by the exons GAGGAATATGCCAAGGCAGCCTCGGATGCATCTAGAG CTATTGACATCAATGCTTCGGACATCAAAGCCTTGTACCGTCGCAGCCAAGCCCTGGAGAAACTGGGCAAGTTAGACCAAGCATTCAAAGATGCTCAGAAATGTGCCACCCTCGAACCCCGCAACAAAAACTTCCAGGAGACCCTCAGGAGACTGGGGGCCAACATCCAGGAGAAG CTGCGCATTCAGTTCTCCACAGACTCGAGGGTGCAGAAGATGTTTGAGATCCTGCTGGATGAGAACAGTGACAAAGAAAAGCGAGAAAAG GCTGCAAACAACCTCATAGTCCTGGGGCGGGAGGAAGCAGGTGCTGAGAGGATTTTCCAGAATAATGGGGTCaacttgctgctgcagctgataGAAACCAAAAATCCTGAGCTGATCCTGGCAGCCGTGAGGACACTTTCAGGAATGTGCACAGGACATAAGGCTCGG GCCACTGCCATTCTCCATTACCTGGGCATCGACAGCATTTGCATGTGGATGTCAGTGGACAATGAAGAAATTTCCCTGGCTGTCTGCAACCTCCTGCAGACCATCACCGACTGCCTGCTGGgccaggggaaggaggagcacCACGGCAAGGAGGAGGCTCTAGTGCTAG ACACCAAGAAGGATTTGAGGATGATCACGATGCGTTTGCTGGATATGCTGGTCAGTAAGAAAGTGTCTGGGCAAGGGCGAGATCGAGCCCTCAACCTCCTCAACAAGAACATACCAAGGAAGGACCTGAAAGACCATGACAACAGCAGGAGCATCTTTGTCATCGACAACG GCTTAAAAAAGATACTGAAAGTGGTGGGCCAGATTCCTGAGATGCCTGACTGCCTGCCACTGACAGAGAACACCCAGCTGACTGCCTCTGTCCTCCTGAATAAGCTCTACGATGACCTGCGCTGCGACCCAGAGCGGGACAACTACCGGCTGATCTGCGAGGAGTACATCAA GAGCAAAATTGACCCACAAGACATGGATAAGACACTCCATGCTGTCCAGATTGTGTCTGGTGTTCTGCAAGGTCCCTTTGACTTGGGCAACAAGCTGCTTGGCATGAAGGGAGTGATGGAGATGATGGTTGCCCTGTGTGGGTCTGAGAGGGAGATTGAccagctggtggctgtggaaGCTCTCATCCATGCTTCCACCAAGCTGAGCCGAGCCACCTTCATCATCACCAACGGGGTGACACTCCTGAAGGAGATCTACAAGAAGACCAAGAATGAGAAGATCAAAATCCGAGCTCTGGTG GGTCTCTGcaagctgggctcagcaggagGCACGGACTATGGCCTGCGGCAGTTTGCTGAGGGCTCCACTGAGAAGTTAGCCAAGCAGTGCCGAAA gTGGTTGTGCAACACCAGCATCGATGCCCGCACCAGGAAATGGGCTGTGGAAGGGCTCTCCTACCTCACCCTCGATGCAGATGTGAAAGATGACTTCGTTGAAGATGAGCCAGCCCTGAAAGCTATGTTTGAATTAGCCAAG gCAAGTGACAAAACAATCTTGTATTCTGTGGCTTCTGCACTGGTGAACTGCACCAACAGCTACGATACCAAGGAGCTGGTCCCAGAGCTGGTGCAGCTGGCTAAATTCTCCAAGCAGCACGTGCCTGAGGAGCATCCAAAG GACAAGAAGGATTTTGTGGTGAAGCGGGTGAAGCGGTTGCTGAAGGCTGGGGTTGTCTCTGCCTTGGCCTGCATGGTGAAGGCTGACAGTGCCATTTTGACTGACCAGAGCAAGGAGCTCATTGCCAG GGTGTTCCTTGCCTTGTGTGAAGACCCCAAGGACCGCGGGACCATTGTTGCTCAAGGTGGTGGGAAG GCCCTGATACCTCTGGCTGTGGAAGGCACAGATGTTGGCAAGATAAAGGCTTCTCATGCTCTGGCAAAAATTGCTGCTATCTCCAATCCAGACATTGCATTCCCTGGAGAGAGG GTGTACGAGGTGGTGAGGCCCCTCGTCAGCCTGCTGAACACAGAGAGAGATGGCCTCCAGAACTACGAGGCTCTGTTAGGTCTCACAAACTTTTCAGGAAGAAGTGATAAACTTAG GTTGAAGATAATCAAAGAGAAGGCCCTGCCAGATATCGAAAACTACATGTTTGAGAACCACGACCAACTTCGACAGGCAGCCACTGAGTGCATGTGCAACTTGGTGGTCAACAAGGAG GTTCAGGAGCGGTTTGTGGCTGATGGCAATGACCGGCTGAAGTTGGTGGTGTTGCTGTGTGGTGAGGATGATGAGAAGGTTCAGgttgcagcagcaggagccctggccATGCTGACTGCAGCACAAAAGAAACTCTGCTCGAAGATGACTCAAGTG ACCACCCAGTGGCTTGAAATCCTGCAGAGGCTCTGCTTGCATGACAACATGGAGGTCCAGCACCGAGGACTGGTCATTGCCTTCAACTTAATCAGCTCTGACAAAGAGCTGGCCAAGAAGCTGGTGGAGTCAGAGCTCCTGGAGATCCTGACCTACGTGGGGAAGCAGGAGGATCACCCCAAGAAGCAGCACATCATAAATGTGGCACGTGATTGCCTCACCAAGTGCATGGATTACGAGCTGATCAAACCTCTCTCTCGGGCGTGA
- the PEX12 gene encoding peroxisome assembly protein 12, with protein MAEVGAHLTAAPAGEERPSVFEAVAQDSLMAAVKPALQHLVKVLAESNPARYGFLWRWFDEIYVLLDLLLQQHYLARCSASFSENFYSMKRIPMGNGRQQPLATAGLPKRHHWKSLLLLVLVPYLKGKLEKLVSSLREEDEYSIHPPSSSWKRFYRAFLAAYPYVNMTWEGWFLIQQLCYILGKAEHHSPLLKLAGVRLVRLTAEDIQALEKKWAESTSSQTHSLSSQVQSALKRALGAVAFSLSTGLSVSVFFLQFLDWWYSSENQETIKSLTALPTPPPPVHLDHEPSSAVLPSLKSVCPLCRKVRVNATALATSGFVFCYRCAHGFVKAHQRCPVTGYATELQHLVKLYSPES; from the exons ATGGCGGAAGTGGGCGCTCACCTCACGGCGGCCCCGGCCGGTGAGGAGCGGCCGTCCGTGTTCGAGGCGGTGGCCCAGGACAGCCTGATGGCCGCCGTGAAACCCGCCCTGCAGCACCTGGTCAAG GTACTTGCTGAGTCCAATCCTGCCCGGTACGGGTTCCTCTGGCGGTGGTTTGATGAGATTTACGTCCTTCTGGatttgctgctccagcagcactaCCTGGCCAGGTGCAGCGCCTCCTTCTCTGAGAACTTCTATAGCATGAAGAGGATCCCCATGGGAAACGGCAGACAGCAACCTCTGGCCACAGCTGGCCTGCCAAAGAGGCACCACTGGaaatctctgctcctgctggttcTTGTTCCTTATCTGAAAGGAAAGCTGGAGAAACTGGTGTCCAGCCTGAGGGAAGAGGATGAATACTCCATCCACCCTCCCTCATCATCCTGGAAGCGCTTCTACAGAGCCTTTCTAGCTGCCTACCCCTATGTGAACATGACCTGGGAGGGCTGGTTTCTTATCCAGCAGCTGTGCTACATCCTGGGCAAGGCTGAGCATCATTCCCCCTTGCTGAAGCTGGCTGGTGTCCGCCTGGTCAGGCTGACTGCAGAGGATATCCAGGCCCTGGAGAAGAAATGGGCTGAAAGCACCTCAAGTCAAACACACAG cctttCCTCTCAAGTGCAGTCGGCCCTGAAGAGGGCTCTGGGTGCCGTTGCCTTCTCGCTGTCCACCGGCCTGTCCGTCagcgtcttcttcctccagttCCTGGACTGGTGGTACTCCTCAGAAAACCAGGAGACCATCAAGTCCCTGAcagccctccccacccctccaccTCCTGTGCACCTGGATCAcgagcccagctcagctgtcctgcccagcctgaAGTCCGTGTGCCCCCTGTGCCGCAAGGTGCGCGTCAACGCCACGGCCCTGGCCACGTCCGGCTTCGTGTTCTGCTACCGCTGTGCCCACGGCTTTGTGAAGGCTCACCAGCGCTGCCCAGTCACAGGCTatgccacagagctgcagcacctggTCAAACTCTACTCCCCTGAGAGCTGA